From Halomicrobium salinisoli, the proteins below share one genomic window:
- a CDS encoding cellulase family glycosylhydrolase, with amino-acid sequence MHEPSDHAGDAQHANDPRTAATGRRGFMKLVGAGATVGALGGSMLGSAAGLPGDPTPRLHRDGNVMRDPSDNVVALHGLNVVDPRRANANVDWTLPIEDLIELATNPDEGWNAQVIRLPLQPIDIADPTGDYGELEPGNFDQTRLESYLENHVDDAVQACKERGVYCIVDYHRHRTTDFTTAALDEEVRMFWNTVAPRYAEESHVLYEVYNEPIGANRGGYGSDQAEQCYLRWRETAQPWVDIIQEEAPEAPVIVGSPSWSQYTYLAPDNEFDGDNLMYAGHVYAQEYLRPLSESFGAPAEEVPVFMTEWGFDSTGESESHLNGSVGTEGQQFESFYEEYDHVHSTAWILSHFWSPTMVDESYEVSTEYGSFVQDFLESKTGVNRPGDGGPDPVGPPEEDRPSWPENATDPDGDGLYEDLNGNGEADYSDVVDYFNNMDSDRMQSNVQYYDYNGNGEVDFADLVDLFKQI; translated from the coding sequence ATGCACGAACCCAGCGATCACGCCGGAGACGCACAGCACGCCAACGACCCGCGGACCGCAGCGACCGGCCGGCGGGGATTCATGAAGCTCGTCGGCGCGGGCGCGACCGTCGGGGCGCTCGGCGGCTCGATGCTCGGCTCCGCGGCGGGGCTACCGGGCGATCCGACGCCGCGGCTCCACCGGGACGGGAACGTCATGCGCGACCCGAGCGACAACGTGGTCGCCCTCCACGGGCTGAACGTCGTCGACCCGCGGCGGGCGAACGCGAACGTCGACTGGACGCTGCCCATCGAGGACCTGATCGAACTCGCGACGAACCCCGACGAGGGGTGGAACGCGCAGGTGATCCGCCTGCCGCTACAGCCCATCGACATCGCGGATCCGACGGGCGACTACGGCGAACTCGAACCGGGTAACTTCGACCAGACCCGACTGGAGTCGTACCTCGAGAACCACGTCGACGACGCCGTCCAGGCCTGCAAGGAGCGGGGCGTCTACTGCATCGTCGACTACCACCGCCACCGGACGACCGACTTCACGACGGCCGCGCTCGACGAGGAAGTCCGGATGTTCTGGAACACGGTTGCGCCGCGCTACGCGGAGGAGAGCCACGTCCTCTACGAGGTGTACAACGAACCCATCGGCGCGAACCGCGGCGGCTACGGTTCGGATCAGGCCGAGCAGTGCTACCTCCGCTGGCGGGAGACGGCCCAGCCCTGGGTCGACATCATCCAGGAGGAGGCGCCCGAGGCCCCGGTCATCGTGGGCTCGCCCAGCTGGTCGCAGTACACCTACCTCGCGCCGGACAACGAGTTCGACGGTGACAACCTCATGTACGCCGGTCACGTGTACGCCCAGGAGTACCTTCGACCGCTCTCGGAGTCGTTCGGCGCGCCGGCCGAGGAGGTGCCCGTGTTCATGACGGAGTGGGGCTTCGACTCGACGGGCGAGAGCGAATCGCACCTCAACGGGAGCGTCGGCACCGAGGGCCAGCAGTTCGAGTCCTTCTACGAGGAGTACGACCACGTCCACTCGACGGCCTGGATCCTCTCGCACTTCTGGAGCCCGACGATGGTCGACGAGAGCTACGAGGTCAGCACGGAGTACGGGAGCTTCGTCCAGGACTTCCTCGAGTCGAAGACGGGCGTCAACCGGCCCGGCGACGGCGGTCCCGACCCCGTCGGACCCCCGGAAGAGGACCGCCCGTCCTGGCCCGAGAACGCGACGGACCCCGACGGCGACGGACTGTACGAGGACCTCAACGGCAACGGCGAGGCCGACTACTCCGACGTCGTCGACTACTTCAACAACATGGACAGCGATCGCATGCAGAGCAACGTCCAGTACTACGACTACAACGGCAACGGCGAGGTCGACTTCGCGGACCTGGTCGATCTGTTCAAACAGATCTGA
- a CDS encoding DUF1328 domain-containing protein, with protein MIHTTAVHALETIAGVPLQFSGDFLSLAILFFVLAIIAAVVGARGVAGISMEIAKWLVIIFIVLAVVSLVL; from the coding sequence ATGATACACACCACAGCGGTTCACGCCCTCGAGACGATCGCCGGCGTTCCCCTGCAGTTCTCCGGGGACTTCCTGTCCCTGGCGATCCTGTTTTTCGTCCTGGCGATCATCGCGGCGGTCGTCGGCGCGCGCGGCGTCGCCGGCATCAGCATGGAGATCGCCAAGTGGCTGGTGATCATCTTCATCGTCCTGGCGGTCGTTTCGCTGGTGCTCTGA
- a CDS encoding tyrosine-type recombinase/integrase: MSSRADEAAVEEDPVAYFLEDVTYHGKTERTREYYERVLRDFEAFLTEGARPVPLESASHRDCMAYVHELRGEKSESTVATYASYLHRFYAYMTEVGAFDANPMTLVMEEMDETIDTDPTRREISVEEMRAFVASIGHPLERAVVVTLLKTGMRVGELCNLDCRDLNVDDADIGPQTAVRGQIEGRPNSLFVSSAPTRGAVVNGEERTASNKRKRDTTIPVDGELSAVLREWLAIRPDARSDAEPLFTSTSGEWGKRLTPDMVHHLVEHHARERGWYRDGGGAAENVTPHYFRHFFTTHLRDRTGDRGIVKYLRGDVAQDIIDTYTHDWGDRVREVYERNVYTLL, translated from the coding sequence ATGAGTTCCCGCGCCGACGAGGCGGCGGTCGAGGAGGACCCCGTCGCCTACTTTCTGGAGGACGTCACCTACCACGGGAAGACCGAACGGACCCGGGAGTACTACGAGCGAGTGCTTCGGGACTTCGAGGCGTTCCTCACCGAGGGGGCGCGGCCGGTCCCCCTCGAGAGCGCGAGCCACCGGGACTGCATGGCGTACGTCCACGAGCTCCGCGGCGAGAAGAGCGAGTCGACGGTGGCGACCTACGCCTCCTACCTCCACCGGTTCTACGCCTACATGACCGAGGTGGGGGCGTTCGACGCCAACCCGATGACGCTGGTGATGGAGGAGATGGACGAGACCATCGACACGGACCCCACCCGACGGGAGATCAGCGTCGAGGAGATGCGGGCGTTCGTCGCGTCTATCGGCCATCCGCTGGAGCGAGCGGTCGTCGTGACGCTGCTCAAGACGGGGATGCGCGTCGGGGAGCTGTGCAACCTCGACTGCCGGGACCTCAACGTCGACGACGCCGATATCGGCCCGCAGACGGCCGTTCGCGGACAGATAGAAGGACGTCCGAACTCCCTGTTCGTCTCGTCTGCGCCGACCCGGGGCGCCGTCGTCAACGGCGAGGAGCGGACGGCCTCGAACAAGCGAAAGCGGGACACGACGATTCCGGTGGACGGCGAGCTCTCTGCGGTCCTCCGCGAGTGGCTGGCGATCAGACCGGACGCGAGAAGCGACGCCGAGCCGCTCTTTACCAGCACGAGCGGCGAGTGGGGCAAGCGGCTGACGCCCGACATGGTCCACCACCTGGTCGAGCACCACGCCAGGGAACGGGGCTGGTACCGCGACGGCGGCGGGGCCGCCGAGAACGTCACTCCGCACTACTTCCGGCACTTCTTCACCACGCACCTCCGGGACCGCACCGGCGACCGGGGCATCGTCAAGTACCTCCGCGGCGACGTCGCCCAGGACATCATCGACACCTACACTCACGACTGGGGCGACCGCGTCCGCGAGGTGTACGAGCGCAACGTCTACACGCTGCTGTGA
- a CDS encoding PAS domain-containing protein: MADTGGDVLAETLAAFEDVASPCTPLTTSEVAEALSVTRRSAYSRLDRLAERGDLHTKKVGAKGRIWWRTPSDGRGPSDGALPAEVDSGEMFSRFVDGVPGMVYRRRGDRLTFASDDCADLTGYDRAALEGGDVTWAGDVVHPSDADEVHRSPGNDGRFDTTYRIRTAGGETRWVRDRGYDAGDGVVEGIVTEATGRRRTERETREEVFERIDDAFFAVDGEWRLTYVNDRAAALVDRDPSDLVGQVVWDEFEQARGTTFQRELARAMETQEAVSFEGYYPPLSAWFSVSAYPSETGLSVYYRDVTERKERERELERYERIIESLPVGVYRTTAGPEGEFVEANAAMADIFDADSIDELLECSVSDLCPDPEGCTRFSDLLERDGVVRNHELRQTSLDGEQRWISVTAIRTEEDGQVYFDGVVRDVTERRRRQRRLEESEGQYRTLAEHFPDGAVALFDEDLEYTLVAGELVDELELDPDATVGSEVGDPYLPEEVGNDWREHARLALAGEASTFETEWRNRTLEVRVIPVRDDDGSVFAGMGVCRDVTDQRAYEATLHGLYRTTRELFRAESTDAVADVVVDAAAEALDLPGAVVYEYDADDGVLRPSGRSEGSAFLPSDLPTVPADRDSLVGRAFVDDETRHYGDVRDAPGLAADSADVEMRSGVFAPIGEHGVLIVGSRDPGVFDERTERLVDLLAANAAAAFDEVEREQSIENQRRQLAALNDLNRVVQDIAEAVVDQSTREEILRVTCDRLADAYEFAWMADVDPHTDEVYPLVESGADDYLETVELSTDTDEAVGRGPAGESFRTGELRVSRDVFDDPAFEPWRDRAEEYGFRSFAAIPIAHGETLYGVIGVHSAREGAFAASERDVIDTVGEVVGHAIASTERKQALMSDEVIELVFRIEDVFDRVDVPDTDGEIVIEEAVPLEDDDFLVYGAVTDDAVPTLRAIPGLLGHWESVTVLESDGGRDRFELRLTEPPVLSTVTAHGGEVVDAVIADGDYTMTVQVPPSVEVRDVIDTVEEAYPAAEMLTRRQVEHDASREQVQRAVTEDLTDRQRAALRASYYAGFFEWPREASGEDVAESLDISSPTFHQHLRKAQQKLLDIVLT, translated from the coding sequence ATGGCCGACACGGGCGGGGACGTGCTGGCGGAGACGCTGGCCGCGTTCGAGGACGTAGCGTCTCCCTGTACGCCGCTCACGACGAGCGAGGTGGCCGAGGCGCTGTCCGTCACGCGCCGGTCGGCGTACTCGCGCCTGGACCGCCTCGCCGAGCGCGGCGACCTGCACACGAAGAAAGTGGGGGCGAAGGGCCGGATCTGGTGGCGGACGCCGTCGGACGGACGGGGGCCGAGCGACGGCGCCCTCCCGGCGGAGGTCGACTCCGGGGAGATGTTCTCGCGATTCGTCGACGGCGTCCCCGGGATGGTGTATCGCCGTCGCGGGGACCGCCTGACCTTCGCGAGCGACGACTGCGCCGACCTGACGGGCTACGACCGGGCAGCGCTGGAGGGGGGAGACGTGACATGGGCGGGAGACGTGGTTCACCCGTCCGACGCCGATGAGGTCCACCGATCGCCCGGGAACGACGGACGGTTCGATACGACGTATCGGATCCGGACCGCCGGCGGCGAGACGCGCTGGGTCCGCGACAGGGGCTACGACGCCGGCGACGGGGTCGTCGAGGGAATCGTCACCGAGGCCACCGGCCGTCGCCGGACGGAACGTGAAACCCGGGAAGAGGTGTTCGAGCGGATCGACGACGCGTTCTTCGCCGTCGACGGCGAGTGGCGACTCACCTACGTCAACGACCGGGCGGCGGCCCTGGTCGACAGGGACCCGTCCGATCTGGTCGGGCAGGTCGTCTGGGACGAGTTCGAGCAGGCCCGCGGCACGACGTTCCAGCGGGAGCTCGCGCGCGCGATGGAGACGCAGGAGGCCGTCTCCTTCGAGGGGTACTACCCGCCGCTGTCCGCGTGGTTCTCCGTCTCGGCCTACCCCTCCGAGACGGGACTGTCCGTCTACTACAGGGACGTCACCGAGCGCAAGGAGCGCGAGCGCGAACTGGAGCGATACGAGCGCATCATCGAGAGCCTGCCGGTGGGAGTCTACCGAACCACGGCCGGGCCGGAGGGGGAGTTCGTCGAGGCGAACGCGGCCATGGCCGACATCTTCGACGCGGACTCGATCGACGAACTCCTCGAGTGCTCGGTGAGCGACCTGTGTCCGGACCCCGAAGGCTGCACCCGGTTCAGCGACCTGCTGGAGCGAGACGGGGTGGTCCGGAACCACGAACTGCGCCAGACGTCACTGGACGGCGAGCAGCGGTGGATCTCGGTGACCGCGATCCGGACTGAGGAGGACGGCCAGGTGTACTTCGACGGCGTCGTCCGGGACGTCACCGAGCGCAGGCGCCGCCAGCGCCGCCTCGAGGAGTCGGAGGGACAGTACCGGACCCTCGCGGAGCACTTCCCGGACGGCGCCGTTGCGCTGTTCGACGAGGACCTCGAGTACACCCTCGTCGCGGGCGAACTCGTGGACGAGCTCGAACTGGACCCGGACGCCACCGTCGGGTCCGAGGTGGGCGATCCGTACCTCCCGGAGGAGGTCGGGAACGACTGGCGCGAGCACGCCCGGCTGGCCCTGGCGGGCGAGGCGAGCACGTTCGAGACGGAGTGGCGCAACAGGACGCTGGAGGTCAGGGTCATCCCGGTCCGCGACGACGACGGATCGGTCTTCGCCGGGATGGGCGTCTGCCGGGACGTCACCGACCAGCGGGCCTACGAGGCGACGCTCCACGGCCTCTATCGGACGACGCGGGAGCTCTTCCGGGCGGAATCGACCGACGCCGTCGCCGACGTCGTCGTCGACGCCGCCGCGGAGGCGCTTGACCTCCCCGGCGCGGTGGTCTACGAGTACGATGCGGACGACGGTGTCCTCAGGCCGTCCGGGCGCTCCGAGGGGTCGGCGTTCCTCCCGAGCGACCTCCCGACGGTGCCGGCCGACCGCGACAGCCTGGTCGGACGGGCGTTCGTCGACGACGAGACCCGCCACTACGGGGACGTCCGCGACGCGCCCGGACTCGCCGCCGACTCGGCTGACGTCGAGATGCGCAGCGGCGTCTTCGCGCCGATCGGCGAGCACGGCGTCCTGATCGTCGGCTCGCGCGATCCCGGCGTGTTCGACGAGCGCACCGAGCGCCTGGTCGATCTCCTGGCGGCCAACGCGGCGGCGGCGTTCGACGAGGTCGAGCGCGAGCAGTCTATCGAGAACCAGCGTCGACAGCTGGCGGCGCTGAACGACCTCAACCGTGTCGTCCAGGACATCGCCGAGGCCGTCGTCGACCAGTCGACGCGCGAGGAGATCCTGCGAGTGACCTGCGATCGGCTGGCCGACGCCTACGAGTTCGCCTGGATGGCCGACGTCGACCCCCACACGGACGAGGTCTACCCGCTCGTCGAGTCCGGCGCCGACGACTACCTGGAGACGGTCGAACTCTCGACCGACACCGACGAGGCGGTCGGGCGGGGACCGGCCGGCGAGTCGTTCCGCACCGGCGAACTGCGCGTCTCCCGCGACGTCTTCGACGATCCGGCCTTCGAGCCCTGGCGCGACCGGGCCGAGGAGTACGGCTTCCGCTCGTTCGCGGCCATTCCGATCGCCCACGGGGAGACGCTGTACGGCGTGATCGGCGTCCACTCGGCCAGGGAGGGCGCGTTCGCGGCGTCGGAGCGCGACGTGATCGACACCGTCGGCGAGGTCGTGGGTCACGCCATCGCCTCGACGGAGCGGAAACAGGCCCTGATGAGCGACGAGGTGATCGAACTGGTGTTCCGGATCGAGGACGTCTTCGATCGTGTCGACGTCCCCGACACGGACGGGGAGATCGTCATCGAGGAGGCCGTCCCGCTCGAGGACGACGACTTCCTGGTGTACGGGGCGGTCACAGACGACGCGGTCCCGACGCTTCGGGCCATCCCCGGCCTGCTCGGCCACTGGGAGTCCGTGACGGTCCTCGAGAGCGACGGGGGCCGCGACAGGTTCGAGCTCCGCCTCACCGAGCCGCCCGTCCTGTCGACGGTCACCGCCCACGGCGGCGAGGTCGTCGATGCGGTCATCGCGGACGGCGACTACACGATGACCGTCCAGGTCCCGCCCAGCGTCGAGGTCCGGGACGTCATCGACACCGTCGAAGAGGCGTATCCCGCCGCGGAGATGCTCACCCGACGGCAGGTCGAGCACGACGCCTCCCGCGAACAGGTCCAGCGGGCCGTCACCGAGGACCTGACCGACCGCCAGCGGGCCGCGCTCCGGGCCAGTTACTACGCCGGCTTCTTCGAGTGGCCGCGCGAGGCCAGCGGCGAGGACGTCGCCGAATCGCTCGACATCAGTTCGCCCACGTTCCACCAGCACCTCCGGAAGGCCCAGCAGAAGCTCCTGGACATCGTCCTGACGTAG
- a CDS encoding DUF5805 domain-containing protein — MATEEDVDTSRARVQTYVPAYQKDEWKRHADELDMSLSEFVRSMVQAGRRGFEGVERDETPDQEDADEGRSSGPDPRGERLEDRVLEILADGECYEWDELVAALTENVEDRLEETLQDLQSRDEVRYSGRNGGYTIE; from the coding sequence ATGGCGACCGAGGAGGACGTCGACACCTCGCGGGCCCGCGTCCAGACGTACGTCCCGGCCTACCAGAAAGACGAGTGGAAGCGCCACGCCGACGAACTCGACATGAGCCTCAGCGAGTTCGTCCGGTCGATGGTCCAGGCCGGGCGTCGCGGCTTCGAGGGAGTAGAACGCGACGAGACGCCCGATCAGGAGGACGCCGACGAAGGCCGGTCTTCCGGGCCTGACCCCAGGGGTGAGCGGCTGGAAGACCGGGTTCTGGAGATCCTCGCCGACGGCGAGTGCTACGAGTGGGACGAACTCGTCGCCGCGCTGACCGAGAACGTCGAGGACCGACTGGAGGAGACGCTGCAGGACCTCCAGTCCCGGGACGAGGTCCGCTACAGCGGACGCAACGGGGGGTACACGATCGAATGA